In a genomic window of Mycolicibacter heraklionensis:
- the ponA2 gene encoding transglycosylase/D,D-transpeptidase PonA2 translates to MSERPPTGPTVLKLAGCCLLAAVLLAALLFPVAGGVGLMSNRASDVVANGSAQLVSGDVPAVSTMVDAKGNTIAWLYSQRRFEVPSDKIADTMKLAIVSIEDKRFAEHSGVDWKGTLTGLAGYASGDIDTRGGSTLEQQYIKNYQLLVLAQTDAEKRAAIETTPARKLREIRMALTLDRTFTKPQILTRYLNLVSFGNNSFGIQDAAQTYFGVDASDLNWQQSALLAGMVQSTSTLNPYTNPEGALARRNLVLDTMIENLPGEADALRAAKQEPLGILPQPNELPRGCIAAGDRAFFCDYVQEYLTRAGISKEQVARGGYVIHTTLDPDVQAPIKEAIDSFANPNVQGIASVMSVIKPGSDAHPVLAMASNRTYGLNADLGETMRPQPFSLVGDGAGSIFKTFTVAAALEMGMGISADLEVPGRFQTKGMGSGGAKGCPKETWCVVNVAPYRSPMNVSTALATSPNTAFAKLISQVGVGRTVDMAIKLGLRSYADPGTARDYDPDSNESLADFVKRQNLGSFTLGPIEVNALELSNVAATLASGGVWCPPNPIDKVFDRNGNEVAVTTETCERVVPEGLANTMANALSKDIQGGGTAAPAAGSVGWDLPMAGKTGTTEAHRSSGFLGFTNRYAAANYIFDDSSSPSDLCSFPLRHCGDGDLYGGNEPARTWFAAMKPIATDFGDVIMPPTDPRYVDGGPNSRVPSVTGLDVDAARARLKEVGFQVADQPNWVNSSARSGAVVGTSPSGQTIPGSIVTIEVSNGIPPPPPPPPDGLPPMGPVGSTVVEIPGLPPITIPLLPPPAPPP, encoded by the coding sequence ATGTCGGAGCGTCCCCCGACCGGCCCTACTGTGCTCAAACTGGCCGGGTGTTGTCTGCTCGCCGCCGTCCTGCTCGCGGCGCTGCTGTTCCCCGTCGCCGGCGGTGTCGGCCTGATGTCCAACCGCGCCTCCGATGTGGTGGCCAACGGATCGGCCCAGCTGGTCAGCGGTGATGTGCCCGCGGTGTCGACGATGGTCGACGCCAAGGGCAACACGATCGCGTGGTTGTACTCGCAGCGCCGGTTCGAGGTGCCCAGCGACAAGATCGCCGACACGATGAAGCTGGCGATCGTCTCCATCGAGGACAAGCGGTTCGCCGAGCACAGCGGGGTGGACTGGAAGGGGACACTGACCGGGCTGGCCGGCTACGCCTCCGGGGACATCGACACCCGCGGCGGCTCGACGCTGGAGCAGCAGTACATCAAGAACTACCAACTGCTGGTGCTGGCCCAGACCGACGCCGAGAAGCGCGCCGCGATCGAGACCACCCCCGCGCGCAAGCTCCGGGAGATCCGAATGGCGCTCACCCTGGACCGGACCTTCACCAAGCCGCAGATCCTGACCCGCTACCTGAACCTGGTGTCGTTCGGCAACAATTCTTTCGGCATCCAGGACGCCGCCCAGACCTACTTCGGCGTCGACGCCTCCGACCTGAACTGGCAGCAGTCGGCCCTGTTGGCCGGAATGGTGCAGTCGACCAGCACGCTGAACCCCTACACCAATCCCGAGGGCGCGCTGGCGCGACGGAACCTGGTGCTGGACACCATGATCGAAAACCTCCCCGGCGAGGCCGACGCGCTGCGAGCGGCCAAACAGGAGCCACTGGGCATCCTGCCGCAGCCCAACGAGCTGCCGCGGGGCTGTATCGCCGCCGGCGACCGGGCCTTCTTCTGCGACTACGTGCAGGAATACCTGACGCGGGCGGGGATCAGCAAAGAGCAGGTGGCCCGCGGCGGCTACGTCATCCACACCACGCTGGACCCCGACGTGCAGGCCCCGATCAAAGAGGCGATCGACAGCTTCGCCAACCCCAACGTGCAGGGCATCGCCAGCGTGATGAGTGTGATCAAGCCCGGCAGTGACGCACACCCGGTGCTGGCGATGGCTAGCAACCGCACCTACGGTCTCAATGCCGACCTCGGCGAAACCATGCGGCCGCAACCGTTCTCACTGGTCGGCGACGGCGCCGGGTCGATCTTCAAGACATTCACCGTGGCCGCGGCGCTGGAGATGGGCATGGGTATCAGTGCCGACCTCGAGGTGCCCGGCCGGTTCCAGACCAAGGGCATGGGCTCAGGCGGCGCCAAGGGCTGCCCCAAGGAGACCTGGTGCGTGGTCAACGTCGCCCCCTACCGGTCGCCGATGAACGTCTCCACCGCGCTGGCAACCTCGCCCAACACGGCGTTCGCGAAACTGATCTCCCAGGTCGGGGTCGGCCGCACCGTGGACATGGCGATCAAGCTGGGCTTGCGTTCCTACGCCGATCCGGGCACCGCGCGCGACTACGACCCGGACAGCAACGAGAGCCTGGCCGATTTCGTCAAACGGCAGAACCTGGGCTCGTTCACCCTGGGCCCGATCGAGGTCAACGCGCTGGAGCTGTCCAACGTTGCCGCCACCTTGGCCTCCGGCGGGGTCTGGTGCCCGCCGAACCCGATCGACAAGGTCTTCGACCGCAACGGCAACGAGGTGGCCGTCACCACCGAGACCTGTGAGCGAGTGGTTCCCGAAGGGCTCGCGAACACCATGGCCAACGCCTTGAGCAAGGACATTCAAGGCGGCGGCACCGCGGCGCCCGCCGCCGGTTCGGTGGGCTGGGACCTGCCGATGGCGGGCAAGACCGGTACCACCGAGGCGCACCGCTCGTCGGGCTTCCTGGGCTTCACCAACCGCTACGCGGCAGCCAACTACATCTTCGACGACTCCAGCTCGCCGTCGGACCTGTGCTCGTTCCCGCTGCGGCACTGCGGTGACGGGGACCTCTACGGCGGCAACGAGCCGGCCCGGACCTGGTTCGCGGCGATGAAACCGATCGCCACCGACTTCGGCGACGTCATCATGCCGCCGACCGATCCCCGGTACGTCGATGGCGGGCCCAACTCTCGAGTGCCCAGCGTCACCGGCCTGGACGTCGACGCCGCCCGCGCACGGCTCAAGGAAGTCGGGTTCCAGGTCGCCGACCAGCCGAACTGGGTCAACAGCAGCGCCCGTTCCGGGGCGGTCGTCGGCACCTCACCGAGTGGGCAGACCATTCCCGGTTCGATCGTCACCATCGAGGTCAGCAACGGCATCCCGCCGCCACCGCCACCTCCACCGGACGGTCTGCCTCCGATGGGCCCGGTGGGTTCGACGGTGGTGGAGATTCCGGGGTTGCCGCCGATCACCATTCCGCTGCTGCCGCCCCCGGCACCGCCGCCGTAA
- a CDS encoding metallophosphoesterase, whose product MAASPALTRSVVAASAVLGPAALAIGYGAIIERNAFVVREATMPVLAPGSSPLRVLHISDIHMRPGQRRKQAWLRELVRLEPDLVVNTGDNLAHPKAVPAVVQALGDLLSVPGVFVFGSNDYFGPRLKNPAKYLTKPTHRVHGVPLPWQDLRAAFTERGWLDLTHNRREFDVAGHRIAAAGVDDPHIERDRYDTIAGPADLTADLRLGLTHSPEPRVLDRFAGDGYQLVMAGHTHGGQLCVPFYGALVTNCGLDRSRVKGPSQWGAHMRLHVSAGIGTSPFAPVRFACRPEASLLTLVAAPTGGDDSQLTRGSTQPSVSAR is encoded by the coding sequence ATGGCTGCCTCACCTGCCCTGACCCGGTCCGTCGTCGCCGCTTCGGCGGTGCTCGGGCCGGCGGCTCTCGCTATCGGCTACGGCGCGATCATCGAACGCAACGCGTTTGTGGTGCGCGAGGCGACGATGCCGGTGCTGGCTCCCGGCTCGTCACCGCTGCGGGTGCTGCACATCAGCGACATCCACATGCGTCCCGGCCAGCGCCGCAAGCAGGCCTGGCTGCGCGAGCTGGTGCGCTTGGAGCCGGACCTGGTGGTCAACACCGGCGACAACCTCGCGCATCCGAAGGCCGTGCCGGCGGTGGTGCAGGCCCTGGGGGATCTGCTCTCGGTGCCGGGAGTGTTCGTGTTCGGCAGCAACGACTACTTCGGGCCGCGGCTGAAGAACCCGGCGAAGTACCTGACCAAGCCGACGCACCGCGTGCACGGCGTCCCGCTGCCCTGGCAGGACCTGCGCGCGGCGTTCACCGAGCGGGGCTGGCTGGATCTGACCCACAACCGTCGCGAATTCGACGTGGCCGGCCATCGGATCGCCGCGGCCGGCGTCGACGACCCGCACATCGAGCGGGACCGCTACGACACCATCGCCGGTCCGGCCGACCTGACCGCCGATCTGCGTCTGGGGCTCACCCATTCGCCGGAGCCGCGCGTGCTGGACCGGTTCGCCGGCGACGGCTACCAGTTGGTGATGGCGGGCCACACCCACGGCGGCCAGCTGTGCGTGCCGTTCTACGGCGCGCTGGTGACCAACTGCGGGCTGGATCGCTCGCGGGTCAAGGGGCCGTCGCAGTGGGGTGCGCACATGCGCCTGCACGTCTCGGCGGGGATCGGCACCTCGCCGTTCGCGCCGGTGCGGTTCGCCTGCCGCCCCGAGGCGAGCCTGCTGACCCTGGTGGCGGCGCCGACCGGCGGTGACGACTCGCAGCTCACCCGCGGCTCGACCCAGCCCTCCGTGTCGGCCCGTTGA
- a CDS encoding PLP-dependent cysteine synthase family protein, whose product MTGRIADHGHPRRWADNAIRLIEADARRSADTHLLRYPLPAWADEGSGLQVALYLKDETTHITGCLKHRLARSLFLYGLCNGRIAEGTTVVEASSGSTAVSEAYFAALLGLPFIAVMPASTSASKVALIEAQGGRCHFVAHSADVYAEAERIAADTGGHYLDQFTNAERATDWRGNNNIAESIFSQMRDEAHPIPDWIVVGAGTGGTSATIGRYIRYRRHATRLCVVDPENSAFYPAYSQCRYDVVVEESSRIEGIGRPRVEPSFLPDVVDRMVTVPNAASVATARHVSAVLGRRVGASTGTNVWGAFGLLAEMVADGRSGSVVTVLADSGDRYADTYYNDDWLAQQGLDPTGPAAVLAEFERSCRFAFA is encoded by the coding sequence TTGACTGGGCGGATCGCCGACCACGGGCATCCACGGCGCTGGGCCGACAACGCGATCCGGCTGATCGAAGCCGACGCACGGCGCAGCGCCGACACCCATCTGCTGCGTTACCCGCTGCCCGCATGGGCGGACGAGGGCTCGGGTCTTCAAGTGGCGCTGTACCTCAAAGACGAGACCACCCACATCACCGGCTGCCTCAAGCACCGGCTGGCCCGTTCGCTGTTCCTCTACGGGCTGTGCAACGGCCGGATCGCCGAGGGCACCACGGTGGTCGAGGCGTCATCGGGGTCCACCGCGGTGTCCGAGGCCTATTTCGCGGCCCTGCTCGGCCTACCGTTCATCGCGGTGATGCCGGCATCGACCAGTGCGTCAAAGGTGGCGCTGATCGAGGCGCAGGGCGGGCGCTGTCATTTCGTGGCGCATTCGGCCGATGTCTACGCCGAAGCGGAGCGGATCGCCGCCGACACCGGCGGGCACTACTTGGATCAGTTCACCAACGCCGAGCGGGCCACCGACTGGCGCGGCAACAACAACATCGCCGAGTCGATATTCTCCCAGATGCGCGACGAGGCCCATCCGATCCCGGATTGGATCGTGGTGGGGGCGGGTACCGGCGGCACCAGCGCGACGATCGGCCGCTACATCCGTTATCGCCGGCACGCGACCCGGTTGTGCGTGGTCGACCCGGAGAACTCGGCCTTCTATCCGGCCTACTCGCAGTGCCGCTACGACGTGGTGGTCGAGGAGTCGTCGCGGATCGAGGGCATCGGCCGACCGCGGGTGGAACCGTCGTTCCTGCCCGACGTGGTGGACCGGATGGTGACCGTGCCCAATGCCGCCTCGGTGGCCACTGCGCGGCACGTCAGCGCGGTCTTGGGCCGTCGGGTGGGTGCTTCGACCGGCACCAATGTCTGGGGAGCGTTTGGGCTACTGGCCGAGATGGTCGCCGATGGGCGCAGCGGGTCGGTGGTCACCGTGCTGGCCGACAGCGGCGACCGCTACGCCGACACCTACTACAACGACGACTGGCTGGCGCAGCAGGGGCTGGACCCGACTGGCCCGGCGGCAGTATTGGCCGAGTTCGAGAGGTCCTGCCGGTTCGCGTTCGCCTGA
- a CDS encoding GatB/YqeY domain-containing protein produces MAELKSQLRADLTAAMKAQDKLRTATLRMLLAAIQAEEVAGKQARELTDEDVLKVLAREARKRAESATIYTQNGRGDLAAEEHAEARIIDEYLPAPLSDAELADVVDTALAQVAEAIGERPHMKHMGQVMKAATAIAAGKADGSRLSAAVRERL; encoded by the coding sequence ATGGCGGAACTCAAATCCCAGTTGCGTGCGGATCTGACGGCGGCGATGAAGGCGCAGGACAAGCTGCGCACGGCGACCCTGCGAATGTTGTTGGCGGCGATCCAGGCCGAAGAGGTCGCCGGCAAACAGGCCCGGGAACTGACCGACGAGGACGTCCTCAAGGTGCTGGCGCGCGAGGCCCGCAAACGCGCGGAGTCCGCGACCATCTACACCCAGAACGGCCGGGGCGACCTCGCCGCCGAAGAACACGCCGAGGCCCGGATCATCGACGAGTATCTTCCGGCGCCACTCAGCGACGCCGAATTGGCTGACGTCGTCGACACCGCGCTGGCGCAGGTGGCCGAGGCGATCGGGGAGCGGCCGCACATGAAGCACATGGGCCAGGTGATGAAGGCCGCCACCGCGATCGCCGCGGGTAAGGCCGACGGGTCCCGGCTGTCGGCCGCGGTCCGGGAACGGCTCTAG
- a CDS encoding DUF4129 domain-containing protein, translated as MPTVDIDREAAREAAERELAKPMYPRPSPKQQFLDFIETLVRRLVLKGSELPGGWFTISVLLIVLAAAVVAAVHVSRRMLHDGHRGDPLYGATQLSAAEHRAAAQRHAASGDWGAAIRHRLRAVARQLEETGVLLPATGRTATELARDAGAALPVLAGELFRAAETFNDVSYGELPATPEGYRIVSELDERVRATTQARQYR; from the coding sequence GTGCCCACCGTCGACATCGACCGCGAAGCCGCCCGCGAGGCGGCCGAACGCGAGCTGGCCAAACCGATGTACCCGCGGCCGTCGCCCAAGCAACAGTTCCTCGACTTCATCGAGACGCTGGTACGGCGGTTGGTGCTCAAAGGTTCGGAGTTGCCCGGCGGATGGTTCACCATCAGCGTGTTGCTGATCGTCCTTGCGGCGGCCGTGGTGGCCGCCGTGCACGTCAGCCGCCGGATGCTGCACGACGGCCACCGCGGCGACCCGTTATACGGCGCAACACAACTCAGCGCCGCCGAACACCGTGCCGCCGCGCAGCGCCACGCGGCATCGGGAGATTGGGGCGCGGCGATCCGGCACCGGCTGCGAGCAGTGGCTCGTCAACTCGAGGAGACCGGGGTCTTGCTTCCCGCCACGGGCCGTACCGCCACCGAGCTGGCCCGCGATGCCGGCGCGGCGCTGCCCGTCTTGGCCGGTGAACTGTTCAGGGCCGCCGAGACGTTCAACGATGTCAGCTACGGCGAGCTGCCCGCCACCCCGGAGGGATATCGGATCGTCTCGGAACTCGACGAGCGGGTGCGGGCCACGACGCAGGCTCGGCAGTACCGGTGA
- a CDS encoding DUF4350 domain-containing protein, translating to MTAIRRTWLWVAVALAVIVAVSAVGAYLTTPRPGGRMDPNATGPEGAHALVALLRHRGVEVVPAGTVDDVAREARPDTLVLVAQTPRIAGSELMNRLAGLPGDLLLVAPDALARRALAPRVRSGPVRAFTRQPGCGLREAQRAGPVDLRTTATYVVTQGHSAASCYDGALVRYHDGSRTITVIGSETFMTNADLAREGNAALAMNLAGTSGRLIWYAPQHIQGAKAGKAAIAGLIPPNVRWLFWQLCVALALAALWKGRRLGPLVAEQLPVVVRASETVEGLGRLYRSHRARDRAAAALRAAALRRLAPRLGLGPGPEPPELVAAVSARTGAHPDWLWHLLFGTPPDSDDALVALAGALDDIERQVTHS from the coding sequence GTGACGGCCATCCGGCGAACGTGGCTGTGGGTCGCCGTGGCCCTGGCTGTGATCGTGGCGGTTTCGGCGGTGGGCGCCTACCTGACCACCCCACGACCGGGCGGCCGGATGGATCCGAATGCCACCGGACCCGAGGGCGCACACGCGCTCGTGGCGCTGCTGCGTCACCGCGGGGTCGAGGTCGTGCCCGCCGGCACCGTCGATGACGTGGCCCGCGAGGCGCGTCCCGACACCCTGGTTCTGGTGGCCCAGACCCCGCGCATCGCCGGCAGTGAGCTGATGAACCGGCTGGCCGGCCTGCCCGGCGACCTGCTGCTGGTGGCACCGGACGCCCTGGCCCGCAGGGCTCTGGCACCCCGGGTGCGGTCCGGCCCCGTACGCGCGTTCACCCGCCAGCCCGGCTGCGGCCTGCGCGAGGCCCAACGAGCCGGACCGGTCGACCTGCGCACCACCGCGACCTACGTTGTGACCCAAGGCCACTCCGCGGCCAGCTGCTACGACGGCGCCCTGGTGCGCTATCACGACGGCTCGCGCACCATCACCGTGATCGGCAGCGAGACCTTCATGACCAACGCCGACCTGGCCCGGGAGGGCAACGCCGCGCTGGCGATGAACCTCGCCGGGACTTCAGGACGCCTGATCTGGTATGCGCCCCAACATATTCAAGGCGCAAAGGCGGGAAAGGCAGCGATAGCCGGCCTGATCCCGCCGAACGTGCGATGGCTGTTCTGGCAGCTGTGTGTGGCGCTGGCACTGGCCGCGCTGTGGAAGGGCCGCCGGCTCGGCCCCCTGGTGGCCGAGCAATTGCCCGTCGTCGTCCGCGCATCGGAGACGGTCGAGGGCCTCGGCCGGCTCTACCGCTCCCACCGGGCCCGCGACAGAGCCGCCGCCGCCCTGCGCGCCGCGGCCCTGCGCCGACTGGCTCCACGCCTGGGGTTGGGCCCGGGACCGGAGCCGCCCGAGCTGGTCGCGGCAGTGTCGGCGCGGACTGGGGCACACCCGGACTGGTTGTGGCACTTGCTGTTCGGGACACCTCCGGACTCCGACGACGCCCTGGTCGCTCTGGCCGGTGCACTCGACGACATCGAAAGGCAGGTCACCCACTCGTGA
- a CDS encoding AAA family ATPase gives MTHTPAENPAAAAARDALLALRNEVAKVVVGQDAVVSGLVIALLCRGHVLLEGVPGVAKTLLVRTLSAALRLDFKRVQFTPDLMPGDITGSLVYDTHTAEFVFRPGPVFTNLLLADEINRTPPKTQAALLEAMEEGQVSVDGAAKPLPDPFIVAATANPIEYEGTYRLPEAQLDRFLLKLTVPLPVREAEIDILSRHAHGFDPHDLSAVAEVAGAQELAAGRAAVRQVLVADQVLGYIVDVVAATRRSPALQLGVSPRGATALLATSRSWAWLSGRNYVTPDDVKAMARSTLRHRVMLRPEADLEGATADGVLDSILASVPVPRW, from the coding sequence GTGACTCACACTCCCGCAGAGAATCCGGCGGCGGCCGCAGCCCGTGACGCGTTGCTGGCGTTGCGCAACGAAGTCGCCAAGGTCGTGGTCGGCCAGGACGCGGTGGTCAGCGGCCTGGTGATCGCACTGTTGTGCCGCGGCCACGTGCTGCTCGAAGGTGTTCCGGGCGTTGCGAAAACACTGCTGGTCCGAACTCTGAGCGCCGCGTTGCGGCTGGACTTCAAACGGGTCCAGTTCACCCCCGACCTGATGCCCGGCGACATCACCGGCTCGCTGGTCTACGACACCCACACCGCGGAGTTCGTGTTCCGGCCGGGACCGGTCTTCACCAACCTGCTGCTGGCCGACGAGATCAATCGCACCCCACCCAAAACCCAGGCGGCGCTGCTGGAGGCGATGGAGGAAGGGCAGGTCAGCGTCGACGGCGCGGCCAAGCCGCTGCCCGACCCGTTCATCGTCGCCGCCACCGCCAACCCCATCGAGTACGAGGGCACCTACCGGCTGCCGGAGGCCCAGCTCGACCGGTTCCTGCTCAAGCTGACCGTGCCACTGCCGGTGCGCGAGGCCGAGATCGACATCTTGTCCCGGCATGCCCACGGCTTCGACCCGCACGACCTGTCCGCGGTGGCCGAGGTGGCCGGTGCGCAGGAGTTGGCCGCCGGCCGCGCCGCGGTGCGCCAGGTGCTGGTGGCCGATCAGGTACTGGGTTACATCGTCGACGTGGTCGCGGCGACCCGGCGCTCGCCTGCCCTGCAACTGGGTGTCTCGCCCCGTGGCGCGACCGCGTTGCTGGCCACGTCGCGGTCGTGGGCGTGGCTGTCCGGGCGCAATTACGTCACGCCTGACGACGTCAAGGCGATGGCCCGCTCCACGCTGCGGCACCGGGTGATGTTGCGCCCGGAGGCCGACCTCGAAGGTGCTACCGCCGACGGGGTTCTCGACAGCATCTTGGCCTCGGTTCCGGTGCCGCGCTGGTGA
- a CDS encoding DUF58 domain-containing protein: MILTGRAALIALLCAVPVTLAPWPAAAFAVLLAGLILAVVLDVALTTDPATLRIERSMDTAVRLGQTLTTTLWIGNGGRRFRGQLRDAWPPSACAAPRSHPLELAAGQQSRVVTELRPIRRGDQRAARVTVRSIGPLGLAGRQRSRQVPGHVRVLPPFLSRRHLPARLARLREVDGNLPALVRGQGSEFDSLREYVVGDDVRSIDWRATARRSEVVVRTWRPERDRRVVIVLDTGRTAAGRIGIDPTARDPAGWPRLDWSMDAALLLAALALRAGDHVDLLAHDQVARAGVFGASRTRLFAQLVDAMAPLQPALVESDAAAMVATLSRRARRQNLVVLLTDLNASALEEGLLPVLPKLTAEHQVILAAVADPRVERLAHGRGDAAVVYDAGAAERARNDRRAMAARLRRSGVQVIDAPPEDLAPALADAYLAMKAAGRL; this comes from the coding sequence GTGATTCTGACGGGTCGCGCCGCACTGATCGCACTGCTCTGCGCCGTGCCGGTCACGCTGGCCCCCTGGCCGGCGGCGGCGTTCGCGGTGCTGCTGGCCGGGCTCATCCTGGCGGTGGTGCTCGACGTCGCGTTGACGACAGATCCCGCGACGCTGCGCATCGAGCGGTCCATGGACACCGCGGTACGGCTCGGCCAGACGTTGACGACCACGTTGTGGATCGGCAACGGCGGCAGACGATTCCGCGGGCAGCTTCGTGACGCCTGGCCGCCCAGCGCCTGCGCCGCACCGCGCTCCCATCCGCTGGAGTTGGCGGCCGGCCAGCAATCCCGGGTGGTCACCGAGCTACGGCCGATCCGCCGCGGCGACCAGCGGGCCGCCCGGGTCACCGTGCGCTCGATCGGGCCGCTGGGGCTGGCCGGGCGGCAGCGATCCAGACAGGTGCCCGGGCACGTGCGGGTACTCCCGCCGTTCTTGTCCCGCCGGCACCTGCCGGCACGCCTGGCCCGACTGCGGGAGGTCGACGGGAATCTTCCGGCGCTGGTGCGCGGTCAGGGCAGCGAGTTCGACTCGCTGCGCGAATACGTCGTCGGCGATGATGTGCGCTCGATCGACTGGCGGGCCACCGCGCGGCGTTCCGAGGTGGTGGTGCGGACTTGGCGGCCCGAGCGTGACCGGCGGGTGGTCATCGTGCTCGACACCGGCCGCACCGCGGCCGGCCGGATCGGGATCGACCCCACCGCACGTGACCCCGCAGGCTGGCCCCGGCTGGATTGGTCGATGGATGCCGCACTATTGCTGGCGGCGTTGGCATTACGCGCCGGCGACCACGTCGATCTGCTCGCCCATGACCAGGTGGCCCGGGCCGGGGTGTTCGGGGCGTCGCGGACCCGGCTGTTCGCTCAGCTGGTGGACGCGATGGCGCCGCTGCAGCCGGCGCTGGTCGAGTCCGACGCCGCGGCGATGGTGGCCACCTTGTCCCGGCGGGCACGCCGACAGAACCTGGTGGTGCTGTTGACCGATCTCAACGCCTCCGCCCTGGAGGAAGGCCTGCTGCCGGTGTTGCCGAAACTGACTGCAGAACACCAGGTGATCCTGGCCGCAGTCGCCGATCCGCGGGTGGAACGACTGGCACACGGACGCGGCGACGCGGCCGTGGTCTACGACGCGGGCGCCGCCGAGCGGGCCCGCAATGACCGCCGCGCGATGGCGGCCCGGTTGCGACGCAGCGGCGTGCAGGTGATCGACGCCCCACCCGAGGACCTGGCGCCGGCACTGGCCGACGCCTATCTGGCGATGAAGGCCGCCGGACGGCTCTGA
- a CDS encoding stage II sporulation protein M: MDVDAFVLTHRPTWERLESLVKNRRRLTGAEIDELVDLYQRVSTHLSVVRSSSSDAALIGRLSALVARARAAVTGAHAPLASEFVRFVTVSFPVVAYRAWRWWLGTAVVFLAVSAVIACWVAGNPDVQAVIGTPAEIDRLVNHDFAAYYSDHPAGSFALQVWVNNAWVAARAIAFSVLLGLPIPALLFSNAANLGLGLGLMFHAGRGGFMLGLLAPHGLLELTAVFLAGAVGMRLGWTVIAPGDRPRGQALAEQGRAVVAVAVGLVVVLAVAGLLEAMVTPSSLPTWLRIGIGVVVEAAFLAYVVHFGRKAVAADETGDIADAPDVIPTG; this comes from the coding sequence GTGGATGTCGACGCCTTCGTGCTGACCCACCGACCGACCTGGGAGCGGCTGGAGTCACTGGTCAAGAACCGGCGACGGCTCACCGGCGCTGAGATCGACGAATTGGTGGACCTGTATCAGCGGGTGTCCACTCACCTGTCGGTGGTGCGCTCGTCGTCGTCGGATGCGGCGCTCATCGGCCGACTTTCCGCCCTGGTGGCACGGGCGCGTGCCGCCGTCACCGGCGCCCATGCGCCGTTGGCCTCGGAGTTCGTCCGGTTCGTGACGGTGTCGTTTCCGGTAGTCGCCTACCGGGCCTGGCGGTGGTGGCTGGGCACCGCCGTGGTGTTCCTGGCGGTGTCGGCGGTCATCGCCTGCTGGGTGGCCGGCAACCCCGATGTGCAGGCGGTGATCGGCACCCCCGCGGAGATCGACCGGCTGGTCAACCACGACTTCGCCGCCTACTACAGCGATCACCCGGCCGGGTCGTTCGCCCTGCAGGTCTGGGTGAACAACGCCTGGGTGGCCGCCCGCGCCATTGCGTTCTCGGTGCTGCTGGGCCTGCCGATCCCGGCGCTGTTGTTCTCCAACGCGGCCAACCTCGGATTGGGTCTCGGGCTGATGTTCCACGCCGGCCGGGGCGGTTTCATGCTGGGACTGCTTGCCCCGCACGGACTGCTGGAGTTGACGGCGGTGTTCCTGGCCGGCGCGGTGGGCATGCGACTGGGCTGGACGGTGATCGCACCAGGGGATCGGCCCCGCGGACAGGCGCTCGCCGAACAGGGCCGGGCCGTCGTCGCGGTGGCCGTGGGGTTGGTCGTGGTGCTCGCCGTGGCCGGGCTGCTCGAGGCGATGGTGACCCCGTCGTCCCTGCCGACCTGGCTGCGGATCGGCATCGGCGTCGTGGTCGAGGCGGCGTTTCTGGCCTATGTGGTGCACTTCGGGCGCAAGGCGGTGGCCGCCGACGAGACCGGTGACATCGCCGATGCCCCCGACGTCATCCCCACCGGTTAG
- a CDS encoding RDD family protein, translated as MPNRSPELVTGDAVVLDIAIAQLPVRAVSALIDITVVMVGYLCAIVLWATTLGRFDDALTTAIMIIFAVLLLVGYPVTMETLTRGRSLGKMAMGLRVVSDDGGPERFRQALFRALASVIEIWGLTGSPAVICSLLSPRGKRLGDIFAGTVVISERAPALTPPPMMPPGLAWWASSLQLSGLRAESAELARQFLARAAQLDPHTRQMMAYRISGDVLAHISPPPPPDAPPELVLAAVLAERHQRELARFQAVPPGPYFPPPPAPWPPPNAGGFFPPG; from the coding sequence ATGCCCAACCGCAGCCCCGAGCTGGTGACCGGCGACGCCGTCGTCCTCGACATCGCGATCGCGCAGCTGCCGGTGCGCGCGGTGAGCGCGCTGATCGACATCACCGTCGTAATGGTCGGTTACCTGTGCGCGATCGTGCTGTGGGCCACCACTCTCGGCCGGTTCGACGACGCGTTGACCACGGCAATCATGATCATCTTCGCCGTGCTGCTGCTGGTCGGCTACCCGGTCACCATGGAGACGCTCACCCGGGGCCGGTCGCTGGGCAAGATGGCGATGGGACTGCGGGTGGTTTCCGATGACGGCGGCCCGGAACGCTTCCGGCAGGCACTCTTTCGGGCGCTGGCCTCGGTTATCGAAATCTGGGGCCTGACCGGCAGCCCAGCGGTGATCTGCAGCCTGCTGTCACCGCGCGGAAAACGCCTGGGCGACATCTTCGCCGGCACGGTGGTGATCAGCGAACGCGCGCCGGCTTTGACTCCGCCGCCCATGATGCCGCCCGGGCTGGCCTGGTGGGCGTCGAGCTTGCAGTTGTCGGGCCTACGCGCCGAGTCCGCGGAGCTGGCAAGGCAATTCCTGGCCCGAGCCGCACAGCTCGACCCGCACACCCGGCAGATGATGGCCTACCGGATCTCCGGTGACGTGCTGGCGCACATCTCACCGCCACCGCCCCCGGATGCCCCACCCGAACTGGTGTTGGCCGCGGTGCTGGCCGAACGGCATCAACGCGAGCTGGCGCGGTTTCAGGCCGTGCCGCCCGGACCGTATTTCCCGCCGCCTCCGGCGCCGTGGCCGCCACCGAATGCGGGCGGGTTCTTCCCCCCGGGCTGA